The following DNA comes from Calorimonas adulescens.
TCTTTTCCAGTAAGTGTAGGGTCCAGCGTACCATCAGCCAGGATAAGGGCCTGCATCCTATCCACATTTATATTAATAATCCTTTTTGTGCCGGTAAAGGTGCCCCTGTCATGGATATCGGGCTCGAGGCATGGCAGATCGTCTATCTTTTCCTCCGGGTCATTTATACCGCTGTACTTTTCTCCAAGTGCCACAAAATATACCTCCACTTCACCATCGGTTTCTATATCATATACCCCGTGGATGAGATTGTTGTATGTTACGGGCGTGTAGTAGTGGGTGGGTGAGAGGAGCTTGACCTCGCCCGGTTTTAAATTTATGGATACATTCAGGTTTTCGCTGTCTAAAAGCCCGTATGTAACCTCTGCGCCTATCTGGAGCCATCTCCATGACTCGTATCCCATCTCTGTGCCTCCAAGGTTGGCCCTTTTTATCCTGACGGTTACATCATCCTTACCAGTATTTTTTACAAAGACACCATACCTCAAGTTGTCAGGGAAGACCTCATTGTATAAAATCTGGTTGACGCAGTAATAATATAGCCTTGCTTTTCCATTCACCGAGGCTTTGTACTGTATTCCAGGTTCCTTTATGTACTCGGGTGAGTCAGAAAATATAAGGGTATCCTGGTTGTCAATGGGGTTTACCTTAAGCTGGGGTATGCGGTTACCCACAAGACCTGTGGTGTCTATGACGTCACCTGGCCTGGCGTTTAATATCTGCATCTTTATATTCTGACTGTAGCCGAATGCCTCTTCGTAGGACTTCTCTCTGTCGTTCATGGAGGGTATATACACTGTAGGACTTTCTCCCGAATACATATTGTTTGCATCAACAGCCTTCACAAAGTATTGGGGGCCGGCGTCGATATCGGGCGTCTCATCTACATATACGGTTTCTGCAGTGAAATTCAATAACTCCTCTTTGCCGTCTACAACCCGGTAAACAGCGTATTTTTTGGCACCGGGTGACGGAGTCCATTTTAAACTGACCCTGTTTGCGTCTATGCCTGTAATATACAGGTTTTCTGGCGGGGTTGGGCCGTTTTCAGGGTGATAAAACCGATAAAACAGGGTAGCGGCCTCGGCCCGTGTGAGGGT
Coding sequences within:
- a CDS encoding S-layer homology domain-containing protein, which translates into the protein MKRKFIIAIAILLVFSNTALAFAQNSYPYTDIENSWAREAITDLTNRGILGGRGNGMFGPDDKVTRGEFANIMARVYRLDIPEKPASFRDVPADYWGKSGIDSVVAAGYMTGLTEYTFGPDKPLTREQAITAIVATTSASALVQDGNDKNTGYTDDKKISPWARGFINAAKALGIAGGYPDGSFRPQDTLTRAEAATLFYRFYHPENGPTPPENLYITGIDANRVSLKWTPSPGAKKYAVYRVVDGKEELLNFTAETVYVDETPDIDAGPQYFVKAVDANNMYSGESPTVYIPSMNDREKSYEEAFGYSQNIKMQILNARPGDVIDTTGLVGNRIPQLKVNPIDNQDTLIFSDSPEYIKEPGIQYKASVNGKARLYYYCVNQILYNEVFPDNLRYGVFVKNTGKDDVTVRIKRANLGGTEMGYESWRWLQIGAEVTYGLLDSENLNVSINLKPGEVKLLSPTHYYTPVTYNNLIHGVYDIETDGEVEVYFVALGEKYSGINDPEEKIDDLPCLEPDIHDRGTFTGTKRIININVDRMQALILADGTLDPTLTGKDEMLHKDAKLNGNYGLEYEIHVKAERNMRIVLLAQGGSYQGPIWTSKSGRFMAPKNPIRPFTQGVYIDEIAAGEEMTIRWIPPASTYLPVEFVFVEI